Genomic window (Chthonomonas sp.):
ACCCCAAGCGAGCCCGTGAAGCCGACCCCCGCGAGCGATTCGTGCTGCACCAGCGCGCCGGCGTCGTCGTTGCTCAGGAACAAACATTCGAACACCGAGCCGGGCGCGCCGACCTCGCGGATGGCGCTGCGCACGCAACCCGCGACGAGCTCGCTGGTGCCCGGGTGCGCGCTATGCGCCTTCACCACGATGGAGCATCCGGCGGCCAGCGCGGAGGCCGAATCGCCGCCCATCACGCTGTACGCGAGCGGAAAATTCGAGGCGCCAAACACCGCAATCGGCCCGATTGGCAGCGACGTTTGGCGCATGTCGGGTCGCGGAAGCGGCGCCCGATTGGGGTTGCCGGGAACGTGGACATCGCCGCGCCAACCGGTCTGGCCGATGAGCCGCGCGAACAGCCGAATCTGCATGCATGTGCGATCGAGCTCGCCATTCAGTCGGGGCAGCGGGAGGGCGGTTTCGAGGTTCGCTCGCTCGACAATGGTGGCGCGGGCGGCTTCCATGTTGACCGCAATCTGCTCCAGAAGACCGGCGCGCAGCGCGTCGTTGCGGATCCAATCGGTCGCCAAAAGTGCGTGACCGCCGCGAACGGCGACGTCCATTTGCGCGCGGCTGGCGAGCGGAAACTCGCCCGGGAGCGGGTCGTTAGTGGCGGGGTTGGTGGCGTGCAAAGTGCTCATGAGAATCGGTGGGGGTCCAGGGGAATGAGGCTGAGATCGGTGGTTTCGTCGCGCAAAAGTTGGCCGACCAGGTGGCCGGTGATGGGGCCCAAACTCATGCCCATCATGGCGTGGCCAGTCGCGATAATCACGCGCGGATCGGTTCTTACACGGCCAATGTAGGGCAGGCCGTCGGGCGAGCAGGGCCGAAGCCCGCTCCACACGCGCTCTTTTCCCGCGTCGGATTCGGCGAAGGCGATGATCTGCGGCGCGAGATCGGGCAGGGTGCGGCGGGCCGTGGACAAAACGCCTTCCCACCGCGCCGGATTAATGCCGGCGGCTTCCGCGCCCAGTTCCATGGTGCCCGCGATGCGCACGGCTCCGGCCATCGGGGTGATCGCGGTGCGGCCCTCGACCATGATCAGCGGGGTGGTGGGCGGTTCCTCCACGGGCACAATCAGCGAATATCCTTTGCCGCCGATCAGCGGCATTTTGAGGCCAAATGAGCGGGTAAGAGCGCTCGATTCGGCACCGGCCGCGATCACGATTTGGTCGGCGTCTATCTCATCGAGGCGCGTCACGCGGGACTGGAGACGAGTCACTCCCCGTGCGGCAAGGTCCGCGTCCAACGCCGCTAAAACATCGCCGGGATTGAGGTGCGAATCGCACTTGAAAAACACGCCGCCGACCGAACTCACGCGTTGCCCGAAGCGCTCTTGCGTCTCGTGGTCGCTCAGCACCTCGGCTTCCAGACCCAGGTTTTTGGCGACCTTCACGCTCTCGGTTTCGTGGTCCAGCGTATCCCAGCGCTCGCACCCCAGCAACAGCCCGGCTTCGGAAATCTTGGCGTCCGGCCAGCCCTGAGCCCATTCGCGATAGAGGCGCTGACTCCGGAGATTGAGGTCCAAAATTAGCTGGTGCGTGGCCGCAACATGGCGCTTCGTGCAGTGCCGCGCGAACCGCAGCAGCCAGGAAAGCATCTCGCCACGCATCGGCTGGTGAATCCCAAACGGCGAGTCGCGGTGCGGCAACATCCGCAGGCCGGCGAGCAGCATGCCCGGGCTGGCGAGAGGCGAAAAATGGCTGGGCACAAGGTAGCCGCTGTTGCCCCACGAGCAGCCGCGATGGTCGGCGGGCTCG
Coding sequences:
- a CDS encoding FAD-binding oxidoreductase, producing MKHVAIVGGGIIGRCIARVASESHRVTLIDAEPADHRGCSWGNSGYLVPSHFSPLASPGMLLAGLRMLPHRDSPFGIHQPMRGEMLSWLLRFARHCTKRHVAATHQLILDLNLRSQRLYREWAQGWPDAKISEAGLLLGCERWDTLDHETESVKVAKNLGLEAEVLSDHETQERFGQRVSSVGGVFFKCDSHLNPGDVLAALDADLAARGVTRLQSRVTRLDEIDADQIVIAAGAESSALTRSFGLKMPLIGGKGYSLIVPVEEPPTTPLIMVEGRTAITPMAGAVRIAGTMELGAEAAGINPARWEGVLSTARRTLPDLAPQIIAFAESDAGKERVWSGLRPCSPDGLPYIGRVRTDPRVIIATGHAMMGMSLGPITGHLVGQLLRDETTDLSLIPLDPHRFS